The sequence GCATCTGCAAACCGACAATTGAAGTGTTTCGATTGGTATTACTCGGAGTACAGGTGTCTATCCGCATTCCATCGCATTTCGCACGTAGCTTTCATCAATCATGACACCCGCGTCCTGCGCCGAGGCAAGAGTAGATGAATTGATGGAGGCAGAAAGAAGGAGTCGCAGAGAAGCGGCCTTAAGGTCCACCAAAGCGTTGTGGTCCAAGAGTCGCAATATGTACTGCtgtgaagaaagtaagaatCTAGCATGACACGCTGTCTGGAGAACAATGAATCCCAAAACAACCAAGTACACTCCGTAATATCATGATGTAGTAAGCCTACACAGTTGGGCAGCCGACTTGTCGAAATTTCGATAACGACTGATAATTCCGTGCAAATTTTCCACTGAGACAAGTGGATGTTGCGAGATGCATGACGCCGATACCCAAATGTAGCCGATGAGGCCGGCTGATGCTGATTCCAAGCCTAGTGcgctacagcagcagcagcagcacgcTGAGCCCAGGACTCGCGTTTAGGCGCCGTGGTAGTAGGACGAGAGTTGGCCGGCCAGGTACTGGGTAAGTGAACCCTGGGAGAGCTGTCGGTACGCTCTCCATGACCCTGCTGCGATGGCTTGCGCGGTCGTTCCTTCGGGCCACCAGTCTGGGGTCCAGTAGGAGTGCCGTTGCGCTTGGGCTTATTGTAAGGGCCGTTACCCTTGCCACGGCGCGGCTTCGGCATGGTCTTGGTAATGGGCGCCTTCATGTGTGCCAAACGAACGATGACGTCGATCTCACTGCCAGCACCGAAGTCGAAAGCGTCCAGTCTCTTAGTCGTGAACGGGTTCTCTTTCCTGATAAGCCGCGTGTATACGTCGTCCTTGGGAAGGGTGATGGCTGGCTCGTTCGCGCTCAAGTGAGGCACCTTGGGCAGTCTCACAGTAGGTAGCGACCCAAATTCTCTATCCTCAAACAGTGCAGCAGTGCCATCGCGAGTGAAGGTCCCACGACTGCTGTCACGGCCGGAGTTCTTCCTAGAAACAGCGTTGGGCAGAGAGACAGTTGCAGATCCAGTGGGACCACGGACGTCGAGGGAGGCCTTGCTGGAGGCAGCGACAGCAAGTGCACTCAGTCTTGCAGGTAACGCTACTGGTACCACAGCCAGAGGCCTAGCATTTGATCCCGTGTCAACGGCAGCGGGCTTGTCGAGAAGCTTGTTGAATCGGGCCTGCCACTCAGGATTCATAGCCAGAGGGCGAGCGCCAGGTCCATGATGTCCGCGCGGAGGCATACTAACTGGGACGTCTACAGGGTCCTGAGCAGGCTTCGGCAGACGAACAACAGGCGAAGGCCTGGGCAGCCTGACTAACGGATGGCCAGATACGCTGTCAGCGAAGACTGGATGAGTCTCCGTCTCAGGAGGAGGTGGGGGCGAATCCGCTTTGTTTGATGCAGTGACTGGTGCCTGCAAAGACGTCTCGATCGGTCGAGGGAAAAAACGTGAAGAGCGCGAGCCACCCGTCTGCTGTAGTGGAGTACCTTGCACGAGAGGCTGTTGTGGTGAGCCGTCGTGGGAAGACTTGACAGCTTCATCTCGCAACTTGAGCTCAGATCCTGCAGGAGAGACCCTAGCATTGGCGCCACCTTCCACGGTAGCACTACCGGCAACTGTGCTGTGCACTACAGTTTGGGCTTTGCCTCGCTGGTCCTTGTATGTTTCCCGCAGCTCAGGACGGAATGACTCACCACCCATGCGGTCCCTGTCTTGACGTGCCTTGACGACCATGTTTGCATCATCACGGGCAATGTGAGCCGCGAAGTTGCCCCACTTGTTGTCTGAAGGAGGCGCGATTGGACCTGGTACTGCTTGTGCTGGCATTTGTCTAGATGGAGGGTGAATTGGCTGCGACGAGAGCGGCATCTTGACTGTGTGGGAGACAGATGGTGGTGCAGGATCAACCCCAATCGGTGCAATCGGTGCAGAAGAAGGTTGCGTGGGCAATTGCTGCTGTGTGCCAGAGCGAGGCTGTCCACGGTGAAAGCCCGAGTCGAACATTCCGTTTCCGAGATTTCGATCTCTTGTTTGCGCTGAGCCCCAGACCTGTGAAGTCCAACCGCCTCGAGTTTGTGAGCCTGGGCCCGGCTGCCAGGCAGGTTGCGTTGGCTTGGTCCCTTGGGGGGCCGTGCCCTCCGCTAGCGTTCGTGAATGCTCTGCTGCCTTTCTTCCGTGGCTACGATTTGAGTCAAACGGCAGCGTAGGGGCTGCATCCAATGACAGTGGTAGCCTGACCTGCGTATCGTCTTGGGCGTTTGGCTTAGGTTCAACAAGTTTCGCTGGTTGAGAAACCGGCGAGGGCTTCTTCACCGGGTGGGATTGGTGGACCTTCATCATACCATACTGAGCAACCTCGCCATCGCTCGATGGGACAGGGGGCTTTGGAGGTGATTGCACAGGAGCAAGTGCAGCATCGACCTTTTGTGGAGACCGTCCGACGGCGGGCGACGGAGACTTCTCACTCGCCTTTGGCTTAGGCGCCTCACCCAGAGCTGCGAGTCGTTTTGCGATACGGGCCTTCttttcctcttcttccttcttctcagcctccagctgctgctgcttcttgAGCCGAGCGCGTTCGATTTTGTCCGCCATCATGCGCTTCTGCGCCTCGACCTGATCTTCCATGGTAGGAGCAGCGTTTGCTGTGGGTGGGGCTTCATTCACAGGTGGGGGGACCGGGTCTTGGGGTGCAGCTGGATGCGTTTGGGTTACGTGAGGGGATGCGGCTTGCGCGAGAGAAGACTGACGCGATGCTTCGTTGCTTGCAGGCTCTGCTCCGTTGATTGAAGGCGCAGCCTGGTGTTCCTCGTCCAAGATGGCGTTGGAAAATTCGGGACCTCGTCGATCGAACGACATGCGGCGTCCAGGTCCTCCGCTGACGTTGGAGGAAGTCCGTCTCCTACCCCAGGATGGCATATCCCCGCTCGACCTAGAAGTCTGGAAGGCTGAAGAGGGCTCCGCTGGGCCATCATGCGATGATCTCTGCAGAAGAGACGGATGTTGCTGCTGTCTGTAGCCCGAGTCGCGGAAAGAGCCTCGCCGTGCGTCATTCACAGGCTCGTAACGGCCGTTCTGCGAGTTGAACAGCTCACGCCCGCCTCGCTCTTCGCGCCATGTACGGTTGAAGTCGTCGGGCGCAATCTCCCTGCCAGGATGTGGCGGCATAGGCTCGTAAGCTCGCTGGTCTTGTGTAGAGAAACGGTGATTCGTAGGTTGCTGCTGCGTTGGCGGGGTCATTTGCAACGGGGAGGCCTTCTCGACGGGAGGCAGAACAGCCCATGGTGATTTGGCAGGGCCTCCGGTGGACGGCTTGGCTACAAGCGTGGGCTTCTCGGGCTGGCCCTTCAGAACGAGGCTGGTTTTCGTGGTGCCTGATTGCACGTGTCCACCAGGCTTCAGAATGGTCTTGGGCGCACCTGTAACACTTTGCTTTGGCGCGCTCGTAGGCGCAGGCCCAGACGGTTTGGGCGCATCGGCCGCTGTCTCTGGTCTCGCGAGAACGGTGGGCCTCGGCGGTTCCTCGACTGGCGGCGGTGGCTGGTTCTCGGGCGCCGTGACGGACGACTTTGTCCCGTCCATCCACTCGACCGTGTCTGGAGCCCAGTCaccatcgtcgtcgtcgataTCAGCCCACTTTGCTTCTTTGCCAGCTTCGTCCATGGGCAGACGTGTGGCGAGATGGATGCCATACTGCTGCTTGAGCTCCTCGTCCGTGTATTGCTTCGGCGGCGGTGGGGGTACCGGCTGGTTCTTGTTCCACACTTTGCTCGCGTCCGGCCCTGCTCCTGCGCCATTCGTCTTTCCGAGGGTTCGCGGCGTGTTCGCGGCGCCTGACTTGGCAACGAGGCGAGGCTTTGCGGTCAGTAACGTCGAGGTCGGAGGCTGTACTGCTGGCGCTGGCTTTAGGCCTGGGGAGGCAGAAGGCGTCGAGGCGGCGGACTTGGCCAGAAAACTCTTCGTCACGGACACCGACTTGAAGGCTGCAGGCTTCTTCATGGAGCTCAATCGAGCGTGTGCGGTATCCTGCTTTGTGGGATCGACGCTGCCAGGGCGGCTGATGTCTGTGTCTGAGCCGCTGATGGCTTCGCCATTGATGTGCGGAGACTCGGCTCCCGATCGATCAGCGGCGTCGCCGTTTGGTAGCGCTTCGCCTGCGTCCTTGGGTGCCGAGCCTGACTGCTTCACGTGGTTGGGGGCCTAGCATTCTTAGTGAAGGACCAGGGTCGCGACAAGCCTCCACACTTACCGTGGCCGCCTGGGCGTGGCCGTCTGCCGAGGCCTGCGCGCCGGCTGCcaaggctgctgctgcgggcGTCGCATTCGAAGAGGTAGAGGGggcgtcggcggcggtgcTGTTGGTCGTCGCTGGGGGCGGTGGCAGCTCGCCGTGGGCGGCAGAGGGGCTGGGAGTCGATGCAGTGTCGTCGATGGACGCCGGGCGTGCCACCGACTGTGCTTCCTTTACCACATGATGGTTGGTGACCTGCTCTGCCATAACAGTTTCCGCAACTGCCACAGGCCAAGATGCGCCGTTAGATCGCTGTTCAGCATGGCGGGCGGGCGCGGGAGCTGGGGACGCCGACAGTCGTGTGTCGTGTCCAGTTGGGCGCTCATGCTCCATGTGCTGCGCGGAGGGGGTGGGAGAAAGCTGAGATGTATTCACCTAGGGTCAGATGCTACAAGTCGCCACGGGGTTCGAGTGGGCGCTTCCGCGGAAACGTGGTCGGCTGGGCGGCTGGGCGGCTGGGCGGCTGGGCGGCTGGCggctggctgctggctgctggctgctggctgctggctgctggctgctggctgctcGAGTCGGGTGTTGCGGTGGGAGCGGAGgtgtcggcgtcggcgtcggcgtcggcgtcgagGTGCGGTCGCGCGAGCTGGTTGCGGTCGATGAGGTCGGTGAGAGCGGCTCAGTCGCGTGTTGTCGCCGAACGGCTCGAGGCTGCGTCCGGGAGTGCGATGGAGGGGGGAGGAGAGCCCTTGCGTTGGTTGCGCGGGTCGGTCGCGGAGGGGATGGcgggttagggttaggagGTCTTCGCGAACCGTGGCTGTTCAATGCAGGTGCAGCGAGCGGCGGATGGCTTGGCGCTCTGCTCTTGGTGCGGGAGCACCTTGCGCCTGTTTCGCGTTTCCGGGTCCGCAGATGACTCAGGCACGCACTGTCTGACGGTCGTGGAGAATGCAAGTGAATGCAGTGGATTGCAGAGCACAGCCATCCATCTCCAGCTCCGAGCCGCTGCGAGAAGAGCAAGACGGCTGCCCACGACGGCCGGCAGAACAGGACCAGAGAACCCATCCACAGCTTGTCACGGCACTCACCTTGAATCAGACAGCATTTACCCCATTCACATGCGCTGAATCACGCAAATCATGCGAATCACGCAAATCACGCGAATCACGCAAATCACATAGATCGCAGCAGCTCAAGCGGAGTCCATCCACAGTCACCCATACAACACGTTGGCGCAGCGAGGAAGCAACTGCACTGGCTACATCTGGATTGATCAACTACATCTATATCTACACGTCCCAACCACCACGCTCAGAGTGAACCATGGGGGGAGATGCGCCTAGTGGTGGACGTTGTTCTTGTGGTGGCCTGCGAGGGTCAGTCAGGTCGTCTGGCGTGGGCGCTGCGAGTACATACGCAAGTGGAAGTAGTAGTTCTGTGCGTAGCCGAGGGCAATCAGGGCGCCGATGATGTGGACGAGCGCTGTCGACGTGGTCAGCGAGACTGCAGGTGCGCAGGGGACGGACACGGCAGCACGCCTGTGTCAGGGATACCGCTTGGTGCGGAGAGGTGGACGTACGCCTGCCTGAAGCGTTCTTGCCCATGTACTTCTTCTGGTAGCGGCCGAGGAGACCCTTGGCCTGGACCTCGGGGGCAGCGCCACGGGGGAGCTTCTCGTAGAAGCTCACGACCTTCTGCATGCGGACGGCGTTGGGGGAGGAGCCGATAGCCTTGACACATGTTAGCCGCGCGCTCGCCAGTCGAGTGGGGTGGGTGCGTGGGCGGCTGGGTGGTGACGGCAGGCGGGCGGTCGTGGTGCGGTGCAGTGCGGTgcggtgaggtgaggtgaggtgaggcgaggtgaggtgaggtgcggtgaggtgaggtgccATTGCAGGGcggaggcggcggcggctaTGCCGGCAGGGCGCTTACATTGGGAGATGCGATCTGGAGGGCCGTGTCAGTACTGctggcggtgggcggtggacGTTGCGGCGTACCTTGGGGGGGATCAGGGTGGAGAGGGCGCGGCGCTGGATGAAGCTCATCTTGACGGCTGCCACTCAATTAGCATCGACGGCTCGACGGCTCGACGGCTCAACGGCTCAACGGCTCAACGGCTCAATGGCACGCGGGCGGCTGGCGGCGTCTCGGCGGGGAGCGTACCTGGGGCGGGCAAGGCAAGGCGATGGGGTCGAGATGGGGAGGGTGGTGGTGTCCAAGGCAAAGCTGAGTTCTTGCGGCCGCCGGCACGCCAAGGCAACGCATCCCCGGGCGTGAGCGCTTGAACCTCGACCGACCgctccaccaccgccgctCGCCCACGACACCTCCCCCGCCGCCATGTCTGCCCTGCCCCGGTCAATGGGCTCGCGCCTGCTCGCGCCCGCCCTGCGCCCCTCAGCCACACGCTCTCTCGCTCTCGCTCCCGCTCCCGCATACCGCACCTACGCGACCAACGAGGATGCTCCCCACCACCACAAGACGACGCCCAAAGATGCGCCCGCCGTCAAGCTCACAAGCGACTCCACCCAGATCAGGAAGGAGGGCGCCGCCGAGGGCATGAGGCACGCCCCCGACTACAACGTCGCCGCCGACTACCGAACCTCGTGCGTTCCCCTGCGAGTCCACCCAGCCACGGGCTAGCTAGCTAATGAAGCTCCCAGCAACTTCTCCCCCATCCCCAAGCGCGTCATGGACGGCAGTGAGCCTGGCGAGAGCGTTGCTGCCGCTGTCCTTTCCGGCGCCCCAGTCGACCTCCAGGCCCGCCAAGTTCGGTACGACGCTCGACACGCACGCGCCCCATGCCCACCCTACTGACCTCGTCTGCAGCATCTACAAGCCCGCCAAGACCGCCACACAGTCGGGCGACTGGACCTCGGAGCGCTGGCTCATGGACTGGGACGTGCTCGCCAAGGGCCACCGGTGGGAGAACCCTCTCATGGGCTGGGCGTCCTCGGCCGACTTCATGAACGGACTGCGAATCGAGTTCAAGTCCAAGCAGGATGCCATCAACTTTGCCAACAAGCAGGGCTACGAGTACTTTGTCCAGGAGCCCAATGTTCGCAAGTTTGTCCCCAAGGCCTACGCCAACAACTTTACACACGTTCCCGGCAAGTTGAAGCAGGTCAGGACAAAGTAGACGAGTGCGGTGCAACGGACGTATCACGTGTAAATACTGGCTCAAGTctaccttctctttcttattCGACTTCGTCCGAGCCTGTGATCAGTTCTGAATGCTGACAACCAGGCACTCAATAGTTAGCGGTAACTCACCCAGAGCATTTCTCCATCATGTTTGCTTACATATCTGTACCTGCTCTTTTCCCTGTTGCTTAATGCCCACTCGAATGGCGACGTCAGACGTTGCTAGACTGGCTCCTTCCTCTCTTCTGAGACCCATGCTTCTCACCACTTTCAACTCCACGTTTGCATCTTCACATTCAGATCTTGACGCTTCTCTTCTCAACGCACAAAATGGCTTTTTTGCTCTACGGAGATCCTCTTCGTCTCGATCGCTTCTCGAGGTGAAAGCGGGTGCAAAAATGCAATTTGCGCTCCCTCCTCCCTGCGAGAGCTGCTTTGGCCTCCACAAGCACACCAACTTCCAGCAACGACAGACCCTACTCCACCCCACTGCGTCCAGCCCCGCGTGGTTGCGATCTCGAGGCGTCTCAGCAACCTTCAGTGTATAACATCCTTGTGCTGACTGCCCTGCAAAGCTAATGGTATGCCTCAGGACCCCCGTTAGGATACCTGCGTTTCGCCGTGAGAATGGGTCGCGGTGGCTACGACACTACAGACCCGGGTGAGAAGAGGTCTATCATGGGTGATGCGGCCCTCTATTGGAACACCCAGCATCGGAAGAAGAGAGAAGTGCGTTGTCCAGAGCCTTCTGGTTGAACAGCCAAGTCTGACCCAGTACAGGAAGCTGCCACCATGATCGCCGCCGAAGACGTCGAACAAAGGCTCATCAAAAACAAGAAGAGCCGTGGAATCATGGTAGGTCGTCATGTATTATGCGTTATGCGGACAATCGCTAATATGCTATGGACAGGCCGCTAAGAAGGCAGCGAAGAAGGTTGCAGTAAAGTCTGAACCAGCAGACCGCTAGGAACTCCACGCTATGCATGAAAATGACGTCGACACCGATAC is a genomic window of Ascochyta rabiei chromosome 16, complete sequence containing:
- a CDS encoding ATP synthase f chain, mitochondrial precursor, producing the protein MSFIQRRALSTLIPPKIASPNAIGSSPNAVRMQKVVSFYEKLPRGAAPEVQAKGLLGRYQKKYMGKNASGRPLVHIIGALIALGYAQNYYFHLRHHKNNVHH
- a CDS encoding ndufs4 NADH dehydrogenase Fe-S protein subunit; amino-acid sequence: MSALPRSMGSRLLAPALRPSATRSLALAPAPAYRTYATNEDAPHHHKTTPKDAPAVKLTSDSTQIRKEGAAEGMRHAPDYNVAADYRTSNFSPIPKRVMDGSEPGESVAAAVLSGAPVDLQARQVRIYKPAKTATQSGDWTSERWLMDWDVLAKGHRWENPLMGWASSADFMNGLRIEFKSKQDAINFANKQGYEYFVQEPNVRKFVPKAYANNFTHVPGKLKQVRTK